The Malus domestica chromosome 06, GDT2T_hap1 genome has a segment encoding these proteins:
- the LOC139197242 gene encoding probable aquaporin TIP3-2: MPPRRYAFGRADEVTHPDSIRATLAELVATFIFVFAGEGSALALGKIYKDSGTSASELIAIALAHAFSLFSAISASINVSGGHVNPAVTFGALLGGRLSVVRALYYWVAQLLGAIVASLLLRLVTNGMRTVGFNVASGVAEVHGLILEIVLTFGLVYTVYATAIDPKRGSLGTIAPLAIGFIVGANILVGGPFDGACMNPARAFGPALVGWRWRNHWIYWVGPLLGGGLAALIYEYMVIPTETPHHAHQPLAPEDY, from the exons ATGCCACCTCGTAGATATGCCTTTGGGAGGGCCGACGAGGTCACCCACCCTGACTCCATCAGAGCCACTTTAGCTGAATTGGTTGCCACTTTCATATTTGTCTTTGCCGGGGAAGGCTCTGCTCTTGCTCTTG GGAAGATTTACAAGGATAGCGGCACATCAGCATCTGAGCTGATAGCCATAGCTCTTGCACAcgccttctctctcttttcGGCCATCTCAGCCAGCATTAACGTATCTGGTGGCCATGTCAACCCTGCTGTAACCTTCGGTGCTCTTCTAGGTGGAAGGCTATCCGTTGTTCGCGCGCTATACTACTGGGTTGCTCAGCTTCTTGGAGCTATTGTGGCTTCTCTTTTGTTAAGGCTTGTCACAAATGGCATG AGGACGGTGGGGTTCAACGTGGCCTCTGGTGTTGCTGAGGTGCATGGGCTAATACTAGAGATTGTGTTGACATTTGGGTTAGTTTACACCGTATATGCTACTGCCATTGATCCCAAGAGGGGTAGCTTGGGAACCATCGCACCACTGGCCATTGGATTTATTGTCGGGGCAAATATCCTGGTGGGCGGGCCGTTTGATGGGGCATGCATGAACCCAGCAAGGGCGTTTGGACCTGCACTGGTAGGGTGGAGATGGAGGAACCACTGGATCTACTGGGTTGGGCCACTCCTAGGAGGTGGGTTGGCGGCTCTCATATACGAGTACATGGTCATACCAACAGAGACGCCACACCACGCTCACCAGCCATTGGCTCCAGAGGATTACTAG